The window TTTAGGGAGGATGATGTCTCGTGGTGTCAGgttggtgtgtgtacctgtacccCTCCTCTTTAGGGAGGATGATGTCTCATGGTGTCAGGTTGGTGAACAGGCGGACAGCTTACTGTCCATCTTTCCATGTTTGTAGATGGGATGGTTGTCATAGTTCACCTAGGAGAACAACAATGAGTCCATTTGATGGTGGAAGGACTACCCAGTGAGTCTGTTTGGTGATGGAAGGACTACCCAGTGAGTCTGTTTGGTGGTGGAAGGACTACCCAGTGAGTCTGTTTGGTGGTGGAAGGACTACCCAGTGAGTCTGTTTGGTGGTGGAAGGACTACCCAGTGAGTCCGTTTGGTGGTGGAAGGACTACCCAGTGAGTCTGTTTGGTGATGGAAGGACTACCCAGTGAGTCCATTTGATGGTGGAAGGACTACCCAGTGAGTCTGTTTGGTGGTGGAAGGACTACACAGTGAGTATGTTTGGTGGTGGAAGGACTACCCAGTGAGTCTGTTTGGTGGTGGAAGGACTACACAGTGAGTATGTTTGGTGGTGGAAGGACTACCCAGTGAGTCTGTTTGGTGGTGGAAGGACTACACAGTGAGTCTGTTTGGTGGTGGAAGGACTACCCAGTGAGTCCATTTGGTGGTAGGACTACCCAGTGAGTCTGTTTGGTGGTGGAAGGACTACCCAGTGAGTCTGTTTGGTGGTGGAAGGACTACCCAGTGAGTCTGTTTGGTGGTGGAAGGACTACCCAGTAAGTCCGTTTGATGGTGGAAGGACTACCCAGTGAGTCTGTTTGGTGGTAGAAGGACTACCCAGTGAGTCTGTTTGGTGGTAGAAGGACTACCCAGTGAGTCTGTTTGGTGGTAGAAGGACTACCCAGTGAGTCTGTTTGGTGGTAGAAGGACTACCCAGTGAGTCTGTTTGGTGGTAGAAGGACTACCCAGTGAGTCTGTTTGGTGGTAGAAGGACTACCCAGTGAGTCTGTTTGGTGGTAGAAGGACTACCCAGTGAGTCTGTTTGGTGGTAGAAGGACTACCCAGTGAGTCTGTTTGGTGGTAGAAGGACTACCCAGTGATTCTATTTGGTGGTAGAAGGACTACCCAGTGAGTCTGTTTGGTGGTAGAAGGACTACCCAGTGAGTCTGTTTGGTGGTAGAAGGACTACCCAGTGATTCTATTTGGTGGTGGAAGGACTACCCAGTGAGTCTGTTTGGTGGTAGAAGGACTACCCAGTGAGTATGTTTGGTGGTAGAAGGACTACCCAGTGAGTCTGTTTGGTGGTAGAAGGACTACCCAGTGAGTCTGTTTGGTGGTAGAAGGACTACCCAGTGAGTCTGTTTGGTGGTAGAAGGACTACCCAGTGAGTCTGTTTGGTGGTAGAAGGACTACCCAGTGATTCTATTTGGTGGTGGAAGGACTACCCAGTGAGTCTGTTTGGTGGTAGAAGGACTACCCAGTGAGTCTGTTTGGTGGTGGAAGGACTACCCAGTGAGTCTGTTTGGTGGTAGAAGGACTACCCAGTGAGTATGTTTGGTGGTAGAAGGACTACCCAGTGAGTCTGTTTGGTGGTAGAAGGACTACCCAGTGAGTCTGTTTGGTGGTAGAAGGACTACCCAGTGAGTCTGTTTGGTGCTAGAAGGACTACATATCGTAAAACAAAGTAAGTAGCCTTGTCTGAGCCAGAACGCCCATAGTCCAGGAGCCTATCTCCAGTTTCTGTAGCGTgtggcagcttgatgtacaagtacaccccctgggcAGGACGCTAGTCTACCACAAGGCCTTACCCACAATCTGTAATGCTGAGTGACAAGCAGAGTGACAtgggtatacatacagtacattatagtaaaTGCACATTATTATCAATCATTGTCTTTTACTAATGTACACATGTCAAGCTGTGCTCCTAAGATTAGCCAATATGTCTGAATACAACTGGCTTGCCTGGTAGTCTAGCATGGTGAAAGAGGGGAAGTACTCCAGGATACGCAGTTCAAATAAGTATGGGAAGCTTCAAACCATGGGCATCTATCTCCACACTGTTctcaggagaaacacacacacacacaaataataataaataaataataaaataaaatcaggTTAAGGATTTAAGTCCTTCATTTCTACTTATAAATATCTGGGAACATCTATGTCAATGTTTTGAATTGGAAAATGCATTATGTTTTTAATAATTAATCCAATCGATTGGCATTTCTTTTATTTCATTAGCGGAGACAAATTAGTTAAATGAAAAGCTAACTGGAGGTCTGCAGTTTCCTCTACGTTTCTGAGATTTGGGGGAAACTGTGGGCCAGAGGCTTCACCAGGCCCCCGCATGGAGGGTCAGACACCATGATCACTTTCTCCCCATTTTCCCCTCACTGAGGAAGGCTTGGACGACCCGCTCGCTGCCTGTCTAAAAACATTACATGGAACTCAATACTCATAAAAAGAAAAAAGGATCAAGCCTTTGGATAAAGGAATTTCACGACAATCATGAGGTTTAAACTTTAACCTCTCCTCTAAAGAAGTGGTGGTTGAACATGTTGAATTTCAAGACAATCATGAGGTTTAAACTTTAACCTCTCCTCTAAAGAAGTGGTGGTTGAACATGTTGCaatgacataacttgtcataaaaCTAAGCCTATCTGGAACAGACAAAAACAAGATTTCCACATGATATCTGCTAGTGCTTTCATTAAATCCTTCATTCTGTGTAACGTAGGATCACTATGAGCCTGGAGGATTAGGGTGGGACCGTCACGGCAGCTGGCCTCCTCCTGTACTTAACAGGAAGTCCACTGGTTTGTATGGGTGTGATCTATACATTACCAATCTTGGCAAGATAATCACTGAAAGGGCACTTGAGCAACAGTAagactcactcacacaaacacacaggaatCAGCTTGTTACTCGACACCACACCCTTGCTGGTGTTCAGTCTGACACATTCCTTGCAGACACGCACAGAGAACGGATGAGACATAGGAACAGAGTGAGTATAAACATACATACAGCTCATAAACATACATTAGGCTATACCAATATTGATTAGTTTGGGATTGTCGGGCACAGAACTCATTTCCTTAAAGCTGCAGGAGGGTTTATGATTAAATAACAGAAGGCATTGGTAAACTAGAGTCAAGAATTCCGTTCAATGTAATGCATTGAGCTATATGATGCATGAATCCATTCTGCTATCCTGCAATTAGCCTAGCTACCCTGCTAAATATTTATTTGACTAAGTTGTAGCAGTACCTGTATTTTGAAAACTTTTGACTAAGTTGTGCAAGGGTTTATCATAATGGAGCCTGGAGAGTCTCAACAGACAAGCCTCTCGAGACTGCAGCTTCTTAAAACCAGAGGAACGATCTCGCTTACGAAATACAATCACACAGCCATCACATCTGTTAGATTCAATTCTGAATTCACCTCCAAATGTCAACCACATCTTGAATGAAGGAGATTATCAAAGCCCAGTGGTAGGGAATAGATTCAAGTGTGTCGAAGTTGATGTGACTACCACTTTCTTAGCGATGGCAGATAAGGACCTAATAACCGATGACCAGAGACTGGAAGTGTCCCCTGGCTCTTTGCTCTCAGTCCAGAGTGGTGCTCTGGATCCCCTTGTAGAATATCAGGCAGTGCTACAGGATGGCACTCTCTCACTGGTCCCCCTCGACAGTCACGCTACTGGAGAGGGGGTGGTTCAGCCGTACCCTCGCTCCCCAAAGCTGCTCCGCAAGGTGGCTGCATCCAGACATCTCTCTGAGGTAAATGTTATGATAGTAACCGCTACTCGTCCTGTTACCAATGATTCCCTGGTGGTAATGTCtagtatttcacctttatttaaacaagACGGTCTCATTTGCACTAGCTATTTGGAAACCAATCGATTCAAAATCAATCGATCGTCATAAGCAGTGACTGAGAATCAATCTATTCAGAAGCAATTCTCATTTGCAGTAATTGAGAAAACCATCCATGAGAGTTTCACTCTGTGTTGTCCTCTCAAACCCCATCTGTGCTGTAGGAGCAGCTGTCTAGACGCCTGGAGGAACTGCAGTCAGAAAGAACCAGAACTAAGGCCCACATTCAATCTCTGAAGAAACGCAAGGCTGATCTCTCTGTGAGTACAACACTGCCTCCCTATGGTCCATAAGTGCCACTGCAGCCAAGGGCAACACAACCCATAGAGAATTCTCTCCATATTTCCTAACCTTGCATTTGTATAACGTAGACTAGCTGAAATAATGGATTAGAATGAGAGACTTGTTTTTTCTTACTCATAACACATCAAGGTCCCTAGCGCTGGTGCCAGTCTTCTAAATCATTTGTCATTGTCATGGCGAACGACATAGAAGTTGGCTCAGAAACAGACATGCATCTAAGCTATGGGTTCCCCTTAACTTCACAATTTCCTCACCTCTCGTGAAGAGGAGCACAGAGGTGATGAAGCACCAGGTGAGGGAGAGGGTCGAGGGCATGAGGGCCGCCCTGCAGAGAGACCAGCAGGCCATGATGGACTCTCTGGAGCTGGACCGCATAGAGACCAGCGCCAGACTAGACCATGTCCTGAAGGGCTGGGACCAACACCTAGGACAGGTCCAGAAGAGCATCACCACTACCCAGAAATCCCTGGGGCAGACTTGGACAGGGGGCGATAAACAGGTCTGATTTTAGATACTTCAGATTAACCACATGTCGGCTAACAGGAGTATCAGTGTTATGCCATTTCAACAAATCTGTGTACTCCGTTTTACAGAATCTTCCTGACAATCTCAGGTAAAAACAAATATAAAACAATACTCTAACTTCTCTCATTTGCTTGAGATGTTATGACTAGGcttttttaaatgaaaatgtaTAGGAACTCTGGGATTGGGATAAGACCATGTGGAACTGTCTGTCCCCCTGTAGCCATAAGAAGCCAGATGCTTCCGAAGCAGAGATCCGGCTGAACGAAGAGAGGTTTGAGAAGCTTCTGAAAACCCTACGCTCCTTCTACAAGGACCTGAAGGCCCAGCTTCACAGGAAGACACTGTTGCTGGGTAACAAACGTTATGTCTGCTTATCCATCTAGCCACAAGAGGCTATGATCAAATCTCTACATGGTAACATCTCATCGAGGTAGGATTTTGGGGGAAAAGTGGTGGTCACAGATACAGAAAGGGTTTCTGTTTTTATCCTTTGCAGATTCTTTCCCAGTGATGATGGACAGGCAGACCTGCCATAGCAAGATCACAGTGACGGGAGAAGGGCGAGGCATGTGCTTCTCTGACTTCGCCCAGTCTTCTCCAGAGCACCCTCTCCAGTTCGACAAGGTCTGCTGTGCCCTGGGCTCTGTCGCCGTGACAACGGGCCAACGCTACTGGGAGGCCGACGTCCGCTGCTGCTCCGCCTGGGCTGTGGGCGTGGCCTACGGCTGCCTGGACAGGAAGGGGCGCGACAAAAGCGCCAAGCTGGGGCGGAACAGAAACTCGTGGTGTGTGGAGCTCAGGCATGGCCGTCTCTCCGCCTGGCACAACGA of the Oncorhynchus gorbuscha isolate QuinsamMale2020 ecotype Even-year linkage group LG25, OgorEven_v1.0, whole genome shotgun sequence genome contains:
- the si:dkey-219e21.4 gene encoding E3 ubiquitin-protein ligase TRIM62, producing the protein MADKDLITDDQRLEVSPGSLLSVQSGALDPLVEYQAVLQDGTLSLVPLDSHATGEGVVQPYPRSPKLLRKVAASRHLSEEQLSRRLEELQSERTRTKAHIQSLKKRKADLSRSTEVMKHQVRERVEGMRAALQRDQQAMMDSLELDRIETSARLDHVLKGWDQHLGQVQKSITTTQKSLGQTWTGGDKQNLPDNLSHKKPDASEAEIRLNEERFEKLLKTLRSFYKDLKAQLHRKTLLLDSFPVMMDRQTCHSKITVTGEGRGMCFSDFAQSSPEHPLQFDKVCCALGSVAVTTGQRYWEADVRCCSAWAVGVAYGCLDRKGRDKSAKLGRNRNSWCVELRHGRLSAWHNDRHVSCSASGRGVPGRVGVWVHYEKGKLAFYDAETMKVLQEFSAALTTVFDRVHHQFTEPLYPAFCFLRPSEGQVWPSHMEIRDINTPIAIHKCQ